The Hymenobacter chitinivorans DSM 11115 genome window below encodes:
- a CDS encoding efflux RND transporter permease subunit, producing the protein MGKFIQSIVAFSLKNRFFVFFMTALLIAGGVYSYLHTPIEAFPDVTNTQIIIVSQWPGRSAEEVERFVSTPIEVAMNSVQKKSNMRSISMFGLSVLKINFDDDVDDFYARQQVNNLLAGVSLPSDCENHVQPPYGPTGEIFRYTVQGKGRSTNDLLAIQDWVVERALKSVPGVADIAAFGGTKKVYEITADPAQLQMYNLTPLEVFQAVQKSNINVGGDVIEKNGQAYVVRGIGLLDNPEEIGNVIVDHVNGTPILVRNVARVTESHLPRVGQAGLDGNDDVIEGIVIMRKGENPAEVLGRVKAKIEELNTKVLPSDVKLVTFYDRDVLMDKCTETVIHNLIEGIVLVTLVVFLFMADWRSTLIVGVVVPLALLFAFICLRLKGMSANLLSMGAIDFGIIIDGAVVMVEGIFVVLDHKAHQVGMPVYNKLAKRSLIKKTGGELGKAVFFSKLIILTCLLPIFAFEKVEGKMFSPLAYTLGFALVGALLLTLTLVPVLASILLNQNVREKNNPIVNFFDQIVVRAFGFTMANKALSLTVAFALMTGVLYSFTFLGSEFLPELNEGALWVEAKLPMSSSLTATTKQVAEFRRILGSFPEVNGVLSQTGRSNDGTDPSGMYYVQCQVNLKPQEEWKRHITKEQLIDEMDKKLRVYPGVIYNYSQPIIDNVAEAVAGINASLAVKIFGNDLQEINAKADSVATILRGVRGVKDLGILRNLGQPEMSVLLDQNRMATYGVAAADAQAVVEMAIGGKAATQLYEGERKFDIRIRYPEQYRSTEAEIGELRVPTLKGGRVALKEIATIRTANGPASVYHDNGQRFIAVKFSVRDRDMGSTIAEAQKKVDAQIHLPKGYSIAWAGEFENQVRAQHRLSQMVPVALVIIFILLFITFGNAKDAGLVLVNVPFALIGGIVALHVTHTNFSISAGIGFIALFGICIQNGVILITVFKQNMRKKMSLAAALKRGVESRVRPVVMTALMAMIGLFPAALSTGIGSETQKPLAIVVIGGLVSATVLTLLIFPLIFNAAYKAGHTHYGDPEEEQLTPEPQLVLH; encoded by the coding sequence ATGGGTAAGTTCATTCAATCAATCGTCGCGTTTTCGCTCAAGAACCGGTTTTTCGTGTTCTTCATGACGGCCCTGCTCATTGCCGGCGGCGTGTATAGCTACCTGCACACGCCCATTGAGGCGTTTCCCGACGTTACCAACACCCAGATTATCATCGTCAGCCAGTGGCCGGGCCGTTCGGCCGAGGAAGTGGAGCGCTTCGTGTCGACGCCGATTGAAGTGGCCATGAACTCGGTGCAGAAGAAGTCGAACATGCGCTCCATCAGCATGTTCGGGCTGTCGGTGCTCAAAATCAACTTCGACGACGACGTGGACGACTTCTACGCCCGGCAGCAAGTGAACAACCTGCTGGCCGGCGTCTCGCTCCCCTCCGACTGCGAAAACCACGTGCAGCCGCCCTACGGTCCCACCGGCGAGATTTTCCGCTACACCGTGCAGGGTAAGGGCCGCTCGACCAACGACCTGCTCGCCATTCAGGACTGGGTGGTGGAGCGGGCCCTGAAGTCGGTGCCGGGCGTGGCCGATATTGCCGCGTTTGGGGGCACCAAGAAGGTGTATGAAATTACGGCCGACCCGGCCCAGCTCCAGATGTACAACCTCACGCCCCTGGAAGTCTTTCAGGCCGTGCAGAAAAGCAACATCAACGTGGGCGGCGACGTCATCGAGAAAAACGGGCAGGCCTACGTGGTGCGCGGCATCGGTTTGCTCGACAACCCCGAGGAAATCGGCAACGTCATCGTGGACCACGTGAACGGTACCCCGATTCTGGTCCGCAACGTGGCCCGGGTCACCGAAAGCCACCTGCCCCGAGTGGGCCAGGCCGGGCTGGATGGCAACGACGACGTCATCGAAGGCATCGTGATTATGCGCAAGGGCGAAAACCCGGCCGAGGTGCTGGGCCGCGTCAAGGCCAAAATCGAGGAGCTCAACACCAAAGTGCTGCCTTCGGACGTGAAGCTGGTCACGTTCTACGACCGGGACGTGCTGATGGACAAGTGCACCGAAACCGTGATTCACAACCTGATTGAGGGCATTGTGCTCGTCACGCTGGTCGTGTTCCTGTTCATGGCCGACTGGCGCTCCACGCTGATAGTAGGCGTGGTGGTGCCGCTGGCCCTGCTGTTTGCCTTTATCTGTTTGCGCCTCAAGGGCATGTCGGCCAACCTACTCAGCATGGGCGCCATCGACTTCGGCATCATCATCGACGGGGCCGTGGTGATGGTGGAAGGCATCTTCGTGGTGCTCGACCACAAGGCCCACCAGGTCGGGATGCCGGTGTATAACAAGCTGGCTAAGCGGAGCTTAATCAAGAAAACCGGCGGCGAATTGGGCAAGGCCGTGTTCTTCTCCAAGCTCATCATCCTGACCTGTCTGCTGCCCATCTTCGCCTTTGAGAAAGTGGAAGGCAAGATGTTCAGCCCCCTGGCCTACACGTTGGGCTTTGCGTTGGTCGGCGCCCTGCTGCTCACCCTCACGCTGGTGCCGGTGCTGGCCTCGATTCTGCTCAATCAGAACGTGCGGGAAAAGAATAACCCCATCGTCAACTTCTTCGACCAGATTGTGGTGCGGGCCTTTGGCTTCACGATGGCCAACAAGGCGCTGAGCCTCACCGTGGCCTTTGCCCTTATGACCGGCGTGCTGTACTCCTTTACCTTCCTGGGCTCCGAGTTCTTGCCCGAGCTCAATGAAGGCGCCCTCTGGGTGGAAGCCAAGCTGCCCATGTCCTCGTCTTTGACGGCCACGACCAAGCAGGTGGCCGAGTTTCGCCGGATTCTGGGCTCCTTCCCGGAAGTAAACGGCGTGCTGAGCCAAACCGGCCGCTCCAACGACGGCACCGACCCCTCGGGCATGTACTACGTGCAGTGCCAGGTCAACCTCAAGCCCCAGGAAGAGTGGAAGCGCCACATTACCAAGGAGCAGCTCATCGACGAGATGGACAAGAAGCTGCGCGTGTACCCCGGCGTGATTTACAACTATTCCCAGCCCATCATCGACAACGTGGCCGAGGCCGTGGCCGGCATCAACGCTTCGTTGGCAGTGAAGATTTTCGGCAATGACCTCCAGGAAATCAATGCCAAGGCTGACTCGGTAGCCACCATTCTGCGCGGGGTGCGGGGCGTGAAAGACCTGGGCATTCTGCGCAACCTGGGTCAGCCCGAAATGAGCGTGCTGCTCGACCAGAACCGCATGGCCACCTACGGCGTGGCCGCCGCCGACGCCCAGGCCGTGGTCGAAATGGCCATCGGCGGCAAGGCGGCCACCCAGCTCTACGAGGGCGAAAGGAAGTTCGACATCCGCATCCGCTACCCCGAGCAGTACCGCAGCACCGAGGCTGAAATCGGAGAATTGCGGGTGCCCACGCTCAAGGGCGGCCGGGTAGCTTTGAAGGAAATTGCCACCATCCGCACCGCCAACGGCCCGGCCTCGGTGTACCACGACAACGGGCAGCGCTTTATTGCCGTCAAGTTTTCGGTGCGCGACCGGGACATGGGCTCCACCATTGCCGAGGCCCAGAAGAAGGTCGATGCCCAGATTCACCTGCCCAAGGGCTACAGCATTGCCTGGGCCGGGGAGTTTGAAAACCAGGTACGGGCCCAGCACCGCCTCAGCCAGATGGTGCCCGTGGCGCTGGTCATCATCTTCATTCTGCTCTTCATCACCTTCGGCAACGCCAAGGATGCGGGCCTGGTGCTGGTCAACGTGCCCTTTGCCCTGATTGGCGGCATCGTGGCCTTGCATGTCACGCACACCAACTTCAGCATCTCGGCCGGCATCGGCTTTATTGCCCTCTTCGGCATCTGCATTCAGAACGGGGTAATTCTGATTACAGTGTTCAAGCAGAACATGCGCAAGAAGATGAGTTTGGCCGCGGCGCTAAAACGCGGGGTAGAATCCCGGGTGCGCCCGGTGGTCATGACGGCCCTCATGGCCATGATTGGCCTGTTCCCGGCGGCCCTGAGCACCGGCATCGGCTCCGAAACCCAGAAGCCGTTGGCCATCGTCGTTATCGGCGGACTGGTGTCGGCCACGGTACTGACGCTGCTCATTTTCCCGCTGATTTTCAACGCCGCCTACAAAGCCGGGCACACCCACTACGGCGACCCGGAAGAGGAGCAGCTCACGCCCGAGCCCCAGTTGGTGCTGCACTAG
- a CDS encoding efflux RND transporter periplasmic adaptor subunit produces the protein MNRLAPLLPFALSVTLAGCSHKDAETAPKPEAGFSLSDTMLREIKIDTVHAQPVRDELTLSGQIASDGDKTVKVYPLVGGVVEQLSVELGDHVTKGQVLAVIRSGEIADLQNQRSSAGTDLDIARKNLQVAEDQFEAGLASERDVTLARKELQRAQGNLGKTRKQMSVYGVSDDGTYELRAPISGFITEKNVTDHMQFNADNVGNLFTVSDLDDIWILANVFESDISKVKEGYAADVTTLSYPDKHFTGRIDKVFNVLDPESKVMKVRVRLNNPGYLLKPEMYAQIKVQNTENRQMLAVPAKSVVFDKDRNFVMVFKDRSHVETREVQVAKTVGDVSYVQAGLQAGERIIGQNQLLVYDELND, from the coding sequence ATGAACCGCCTTGCCCCCCTCCTGCCCTTTGCCCTGAGCGTTACGCTGGCGGGCTGCTCCCACAAGGATGCCGAAACGGCGCCCAAGCCCGAAGCCGGCTTCTCGCTCTCGGATACCATGCTGCGCGAAATCAAGATTGATACGGTGCACGCCCAGCCCGTGCGCGACGAGCTGACGCTCTCGGGCCAGATTGCCTCCGACGGCGACAAAACCGTGAAAGTGTACCCGCTGGTGGGCGGCGTGGTCGAGCAGCTCTCCGTGGAGCTCGGCGACCATGTCACCAAGGGTCAGGTGCTGGCCGTCATCCGGAGCGGGGAAATTGCCGATTTGCAAAACCAGCGCAGCTCGGCCGGCACCGACCTCGACATTGCCCGCAAAAACCTGCAGGTGGCCGAAGACCAGTTTGAGGCCGGCCTGGCGTCGGAGCGCGACGTGACGCTGGCCCGTAAGGAGCTGCAGCGGGCCCAAGGCAACCTGGGCAAAACCCGCAAGCAGATGAGCGTCTACGGCGTGTCGGACGACGGCACCTACGAACTGCGGGCCCCGATTTCGGGCTTTATCACCGAGAAGAACGTGACGGACCACATGCAATTCAACGCCGACAACGTGGGCAACCTGTTCACCGTCAGCGACCTGGACGACATCTGGATTCTGGCCAACGTCTTCGAGTCCGACATCAGCAAGGTGAAGGAAGGCTACGCGGCCGACGTGACGACCCTGTCTTACCCCGACAAGCACTTCACCGGCCGCATCGACAAGGTGTTCAACGTGTTGGACCCCGAAAGCAAGGTGATGAAAGTGCGGGTGCGGCTCAACAACCCCGGCTATTTGCTCAAGCCCGAAATGTACGCCCAGATCAAGGTCCAGAACACCGAAAACCGGCAGATGCTGGCCGTGCCCGCCAAATCGGTGGTCTTCGACAAGGACCGCAACTTCGTGATGGTCTTCAAGGACCGCAGCCACGTGGAAACCCGGGAGGTGCAAGTGGCCAAAACCGTGGGCGACGTGAGCTACGTGCAAGCCGGCCTGCAAGCCGGGGAGCGAATCATCGGCCAGAACCAGCTGCTGGTCTACGACGAGCTGAACGACTAA
- a CDS encoding TolC family protein, whose translation MQRLLLLLTALLLTRAAAAATPDAPAPDTTRLTLPEAEQRFVQNNLSLLAQRYSVTAAEAQIVQARLWDNPTVSIEQNTYNPQTTKVLDVTRTGNTAFQVQQLFALAGRRKAAASVAQQNALVEQFTFEDLLRNLRYQLRTTFYDLYFKQQTIGVYDKEISTFQHTVSQYQSQYDKGNVALKEVIRLRAFLFQLQNERQALLTDIASEQADFHVLLRDNSGTYYRPAADPAALRNLTLGAYSEQQLADTALVQRADLKARQAYAEQQTQNLRLQRALATPDLAVGYVYDRAGNYIQNYNAVTLGLAVPLFNRNQGNIRTARAQIEGSKAQVEQQQLVVQTDVHQAYQLARQADQLYQGSSRDTGDFDRLIGGIEQSYAKRNLTIVEFLDFYESYKNNLVQLNALRASRVRAFEQLNFAVGRPIFK comes from the coding sequence ATGCAACGCCTTCTTTTGCTCCTGACCGCCCTGCTGCTGACCCGCGCCGCTGCCGCCGCCACTCCGGACGCCCCCGCTCCCGACACTACCCGCCTGACCTTGCCCGAGGCTGAGCAGCGCTTCGTGCAAAACAACCTCTCGTTGCTGGCCCAGCGCTACAGCGTGACGGCGGCCGAAGCCCAGATTGTGCAGGCCCGCCTCTGGGACAACCCCACGGTGAGCATCGAGCAGAACACCTACAACCCCCAGACCACCAAGGTGCTGGACGTGACCCGCACCGGCAACACGGCCTTCCAGGTGCAGCAGCTCTTTGCCCTGGCCGGCCGCCGCAAAGCCGCCGCCAGCGTGGCCCAGCAGAACGCCCTGGTCGAGCAGTTCACCTTCGAGGATCTGCTGCGCAACCTGCGCTACCAGTTGCGCACCACCTTTTATGATCTGTACTTCAAGCAGCAGACCATCGGGGTGTACGACAAGGAAATCAGCACCTTCCAGCACACCGTCAGCCAGTACCAGAGTCAGTACGACAAGGGCAACGTGGCGCTGAAAGAGGTAATCCGGCTCAGGGCCTTCCTGTTTCAGCTCCAGAATGAGCGCCAGGCCCTGCTGACCGATATAGCCAGTGAGCAGGCCGACTTCCACGTGCTGCTGCGCGACAACTCGGGCACCTACTACCGCCCCGCCGCCGACCCTGCGGCCCTGCGCAACCTGACGCTGGGCGCCTACTCCGAGCAACAGCTGGCCGATACTGCCCTGGTGCAGCGCGCCGACCTGAAAGCCCGCCAGGCCTACGCCGAGCAGCAAACCCAGAACCTGCGCCTGCAACGCGCCCTGGCCACCCCCGACCTGGCCGTGGGCTACGTGTACGACCGGGCCGGCAATTACATCCAGAACTACAACGCCGTGACCCTGGGCCTGGCCGTGCCGCTCTTCAACCGCAACCAGGGCAACATCCGCACGGCCCGCGCCCAGATTGAGGGCAGCAAGGCCCAGGTGGAGCAGCAGCAATTGGTGGTCCAGACCGACGTGCACCAGGCCTACCAGCTGGCCCGCCAGGCCGACCAGCTCTACCAGGGCTCCAGCCGCGACACCGGCGACTTCGACCGGCTCATCGGCGGCATCGAGCAGAGCTATGCCAAGCGCAACCTGACCATCGTCGAATTCCTGGACTTCTACGAGAGCTACAAGAACAACCTCGTGCAGCTCAACGCCCTGCGCGCCAGCCGCGTGCGGGCCTTCGAACAACTCAACTTCGCCGTCGGCCGGCCCATTTTCAAGTAG
- a CDS encoding sensor histidine kinase, which produces MTIRNRLTWLFLGLVAVILLAAMSVVYILQADYAHEEFHQRLRDRAEVTGYVFLEQDELRADAFREFQRRYLRTLVGEVLQIYDARLQPRFIEQDRRINISDHILARILTEKEVYFDIGTRQAVGIFYRDNQGEYIIVAAAENLSGRKRLEHLATILACIFVGSLVVIYVAGRVFAGRALTPIAAVNDQVDRITAQDLHLRVDEQGLSRSEQDEITRLARTFNRMLERLEEGFEGQRTFVSNASHELRTPLTATIGEIQVLLNREREPAAYREALASVLSELQHLKSLINNLLELTQANIASTSNDEIRLDELLWEAREALPPELRRRVQITMGELPATPEQLEIRGNRQLLSRALTNLLDNALKYSESQPVAVHFGFEHGRVHLRIEDHGIGIAPKDLSRIFQPFFRADNARAVVGHGVGLPLARRIIELHGGQLHIHSQLGTGTVAEVVF; this is translated from the coding sequence TTGACTATCCGTAACCGCCTGACTTGGCTTTTCCTGGGGCTTGTGGCCGTGATTCTGCTGGCGGCCATGTCGGTGGTCTACATCCTGCAGGCCGATTACGCCCACGAAGAGTTTCACCAGCGCCTGCGCGACCGGGCCGAGGTGACGGGCTACGTGTTTTTGGAGCAGGATGAGCTGCGGGCCGATGCCTTCCGGGAGTTTCAGCGCCGCTACCTGCGCACGCTCGTGGGGGAGGTGCTCCAGATTTACGACGCCCGGCTCCAGCCCCGCTTTATTGAGCAGGACCGCCGCATCAACATCTCCGACCATATCCTGGCCCGCATCCTGACCGAGAAGGAGGTGTACTTTGACATCGGCACCCGGCAGGCCGTGGGCATCTTTTACCGCGACAACCAGGGCGAATACATCATTGTGGCTGCCGCCGAGAACCTGTCGGGCCGCAAGCGGCTGGAGCACTTGGCCACGATTCTGGCCTGCATCTTCGTGGGCAGCCTGGTGGTGATTTACGTGGCCGGGCGGGTGTTTGCCGGGCGCGCCCTCACGCCCATTGCCGCCGTCAACGACCAAGTGGACCGGATTACGGCCCAGGATCTGCACCTGCGGGTGGATGAGCAGGGACTGAGCCGAAGCGAGCAGGATGAAATAACCCGTCTGGCCCGCACCTTTAATAGAATGCTGGAGCGGCTGGAGGAAGGCTTTGAGGGGCAGCGCACCTTTGTCAGCAATGCCTCCCACGAGTTGCGGACCCCGCTCACGGCTACCATCGGCGAAATCCAGGTGCTACTGAACCGGGAACGGGAGCCAGCCGCCTACCGCGAGGCGCTGGCCTCGGTGCTGAGCGAGCTACAGCATCTTAAATCATTGATTAACAACTTATTGGAGCTCACCCAAGCCAATATTGCCAGCACCAGCAACGACGAAATCCGGCTCGACGAACTGCTCTGGGAAGCCCGCGAAGCCCTGCCGCCCGAACTGCGCCGCCGGGTGCAGATTACAATGGGTGAGCTGCCGGCTACCCCCGAGCAGCTGGAAATCCGGGGCAACCGGCAGTTGCTGAGCCGGGCTCTGACCAACCTGCTCGACAATGCCCTGAAGTACTCCGAGAGCCAGCCGGTGGCCGTGCATTTCGGCTTCGAGCACGGGCGGGTTCACCTGCGAATCGAGGATCACGGCATCGGCATTGCGCCCAAAGACCTTAGCCGCATCTTCCAGCCCTTCTTTCGGGCCGATAACGCCCGGGCGGTGGTGGGCCACGGCGTGGGCCTCCCCCTAGCCCGCCGCATCATCGAGCTTCACGGCGGCCAACTCCACATCCACTCCCAGCTCGGCACCGGCACCGTGGCGGAAGTGGTGTTTTAA
- a CDS encoding response regulator transcription factor has product MKILLVEDEPKVSAFIRRGLEEENYEVEVAYDGRFGRQLALTHSYELIILDVILPYFSGLEVLQAVRAQDQQVPVLMLTALGTTTDKLQGFDGGADDYLVKPFDFPELLARVRALTRRRGQETKGATLTLANLTLDTAAKTVTRGGQPIKLTAREFGLLELFMRHKGRVLSRAEIAENSWEDSFDSGSNVIDVYVNYLRNKIDKGFEPKLIHTVVGMGYVMREES; this is encoded by the coding sequence ATGAAAATCCTACTCGTGGAAGATGAGCCCAAAGTTTCGGCCTTTATCCGGCGCGGCTTAGAAGAGGAAAACTACGAGGTGGAAGTGGCCTACGATGGGCGCTTCGGCCGGCAGCTGGCCCTGACGCACTCCTACGAGCTCATCATCCTGGACGTCATTCTGCCTTATTTCAGCGGCTTGGAAGTACTGCAGGCCGTCCGGGCGCAAGACCAGCAGGTGCCCGTGCTGATGCTCACGGCCCTGGGCACCACTACCGACAAGCTGCAGGGCTTCGATGGTGGCGCCGACGACTACCTGGTCAAGCCCTTTGACTTCCCGGAGCTGCTGGCCCGGGTGCGGGCCCTGACCCGGCGCCGGGGCCAGGAAACCAAGGGCGCCACCCTTACCCTGGCGAACCTCACCCTCGACACGGCCGCCAAAACGGTGACCCGCGGCGGCCAGCCCATCAAGCTCACGGCCCGGGAATTCGGTCTGCTCGAACTCTTTATGCGCCACAAAGGCCGGGTGCTCAGCCGGGCCGAAATTGCCGAAAACTCCTGGGAGGATTCCTTCGACTCCGGCTCCAACGTCATCGACGTGTACGTGAACTACCTGCGCAACAAAATTGACAAAGGCTTCGAGCCCAAGCTCATCCACACCGTCGTCGGTATGGGCTACGTGATGCGCGAAGAGAGTTGA